The proteins below come from a single Triticum aestivum cultivar Chinese Spring chromosome 5D, IWGSC CS RefSeq v2.1, whole genome shotgun sequence genomic window:
- the LOC123125264 gene encoding formin-like protein 20: protein MASSYLAILVLLLLRFSGGAVAVSSSYIARTTEQQIIATVAPAAFADADDGGQSAAQPFLASPSGSFAAYLRRAAVGDGGSGDVCYVEVVQQQGGGGGTSSVWESDCTPVGGAETCDLAFSPVGLELFAGGHSLWDTAVDSDPAMLSLDGAGDMRIVSRDGVTVWRTRDEPWTGRRCGAAALPVSSPSMEDALPPPSATGEKPLTPPAAASTLASPWGSGFTFGDQTAPPADTSPDQMLPPPPPADDDDDDSADLPDLPLPPPPPPFDPSTDWPDLQLPPPPADMHPIPETPDQPLYSSPPPADMHPNPETPDQPLYSSLPPADMHPIPESPDQPPHSSPPPAPPTPFVPPQTPSPPVDTPPLVPSPGAGIATPPASSSDDNMSFSPPPHGTPHPHHLPLGASPPTVPGAVAPISGGHGPLPFGQGQGQGQHGQGQGVFGQQQNQLLNGGGQPLEHSAGGWSVRGRGGAAVSLALVALVALVFE, encoded by the coding sequence ATGGCCTCCTCTTACCTTGCGATCCTAGTGCTGCTCTTGCTGCGCTTCTCCGGCGGCGCCGTCGCCGTCTCCTCCAGCTACATCGCAAGGACCACCGAGCAGCAGATCATCGCCACCGTCGCGCCGGCCGCCTTCGCCGACGCCGATGACGGCGGCCAGAGCGCAGCGCAGCCTTTCCTCGCGTCCCCCTCCGGGTCGTTCGCCGCGTacctccgccgcgccgccgtgggCGATGGCGGTAGCGGGGACGTGTGCTACGTCGAGGTCGTCCAGCAGCAGGGGGGCGGCGGCGGGACCAGCAGCGTGTGGGAGTCGGACTGCACGCCGGTGGGCGGCGCCGAAACCTGCGACCTGGCCTTCTCGCCCGTGGGGCTCGAGCTGTTCGCCGGCGGGCACTCGCTGTGGGACACCGCTGTCGACTCCGACCCCGCGATGCTCAGCCTCGACGGCGCCGGCGACATGAGGATCGTCAGCAGGGACGGCGTCACGGTGTGGAGGACGAGGGACGAGCCGTGGACAGGGCGGAGGTGCGGCGCCGCGGCCTTGCCGGTGTCGTCGCCTTCGATGGAGGACGCGCTCCCCCCGCCGTCGGCCACCGGCGAGAAGCCCTTGACGCCTCCGGCGGCGGCGTCGACTCTCGCCAGTCCGTGGGGCTCGGGCTTCACTTTCGGAGACCAAACGGCGCCTCCAGCTGACACGTCGCCTGACCAgatgctgccgccgccaccgccagctgacgacgacgacgacgattcGGCCGACTTGCCTGACCTGCCGCtaccaccgccgcctcctccgttTGACCCGTCAACGGACTGGCCGGACCTGCAGCTGCCTCCCCCGCCGGCGGACATGCACCCGATCCCCGAGACGCCGGACCAGCCTCTGTACTCGTCGCCACCGCCGGCCGACATGCACCCGAACCCCGAGACGCCGGACCAGCCTCTGTACTCGTCGCTACCGCCGGCGGACATGCACCCTATCCCCGAGTCGCCGGACCAGCCTCCGCACTCGTCACCACCTCCAGCTCCTCCGACCCCCTTTGTCCCGCCTCAGACGCCATCGCCACCCGTCGACACGCCCCCACTCGTGCCATCTCCCGGCGCGGGCATCGCCACGCCACCAGCTTCATCGAGCGACGACAACATGTCATTCTCGCCACCACCTCACGGCACGCCGCACCCGCACCACCTTCCCCTGGGAGCGTCGCCGCCGACGGTGCCGGGCGCGGTGGCGCCAATCAGCGGCGGCCATGGCCCGCTCCCGTTCGGAcaggggcaggggcaggggcagcaTGGGCAAGGGCAGGGGGTGTTCGGGCAGCAGCAGAACCAGCTGCTGAACGGCGGGGGGCAGCCGCTGGAGCACAGCGCCGGCGGGTGGTCAGTTAGGGGGCGCGGCGGAGCGGCCGTGAGCTTGGCTTTGGTCGCTCTGGTGGCTCTGGTTTTCGAGTAG
- the LOC123125265 gene encoding uncharacterized protein: MPSWPNSNETSDADDDEYMDEYSSMQMEYFQTPDTVIDPSFSGLVVESDRKCILHRQRPGRFVAFEGTDTGRRFIGCATMDGVNCGVLEWVDAPWPVILQRCLTKLWDMYHEENLGRVQDKEAHGIEVEKLKKELDSLANQYSQLVDDVSKLFDYQDGQKSHDMDYTSHELKEKKHQLEEQAKIEVQMEKLKLKKEQRCILQSQADIIQNTRKAMKEIQVERDLLKEEKKKLEHVISEVLKVGHGSKEKLDKIKEVVMEE; this comes from the exons ATGCCTTCCTGGCCCAACAGCAACGAGACATCCGACGCCGACGATGACGAGTACATGGATGAGTACAGCAGCATGCAAATGGAGTATTTT CAAACTCCTGACACGGTGATAGATCCAAGTTTCAGTGGGCTTGTGGTTGAATCTGACCGTAAGTGCATCCTGCACAGGCAGAGACCAGGCAGGTTTGTGGCATTTGAAGGGACTGACACTGGAAGGAGATTCATTGGATGTGCTACTATG GATGGTGTGAACTGTGGTGTTCTGGAGTGGGTAGATGCCCCTTGGCCAGTAATTCTGCAGAGGTGTTTAACCAAGCTGTGGGATATGTATCATGAGGAGAACCTTGGTAGAGTCCAAGACAAAGAAGCTCATGGGATAGAGGTTGAGAAACTGAAGAAGGAGCTGGATTCTCTTGCCAATCAGTACAGTCAGCTTGTGGATGATGTATCCAAGCTGTTTGATTACCAGGATGGGCAGAAATCCCATGACATGGATTACACAAGCCATGAACTTAAGGAGAAGAAGCATCAGCTTGAGGAGCAGGCAAAGATTGAGGTTCAAATGGAGAAGCTTAAGCTGAAGAAAGAACAGAGGTGCATCCTGCAGAGTCAagctgatatcattcaaaacacTAGGAAGGCCATGAAGGAGATACAAGTGGAGAGAGACCTccttaaagaagagaagaagaagctggagcatGTCATTTCTGAGGTACTGAAGGTTGGTCATGGGTCCAAGGAAAAGCTGGACAAGATCAAAGAAGTTGTCATGGAGGAGTGA
- the LOC123122351 gene encoding protein XAP5 CIRCADIAN TIMEKEEPER, with amino-acid sequence MSGFGDGYVGTAQDAVKIRRLEKQREAERRKIEELKNKNADGQPGLLQFGSSTSEILETAFKKETVGLVTREQYVEKRVNIRTKIEEEEKEKLQKLQQEEEELQMQKRKKRRVRGDPRLSFYDDIGNGSDEDEFENQETQKKQLGKDPTVETSFLPDREREAEEQAERERLKMQWSREQELIKNEPLSITYSYWDGTGHRRAIQVRKGDSIGEFLRAVQQQLAPEFREVRTTSVENLLYVKEDLIIPHQHSFYELIINKARGKSGPLFHFDVHEDVRTIADATKEKDESHAGKVVERHWYEKNKHIFPASRWEIYDPTKKWERYTIHGD; translated from the exons ATGTCGGGGTTCGGCGACGGGTACGTGGGCACCGCGCAGGATGCGGTGAAGATCCGGCGGCTTGAGAAGCAGCGCGAGGCGGAGCGCCGGAAGATCGAGGAGCTCAAGAACAAGAACGCCGACGGGCAGCCGGGCCTCCTCCAGTTCGGCTCCAGCACCTCCGAG ATTCTTGAGACTGCATTCAAGAAGGAAACTGTCGGCCTAGTTACGAGGGAGCAGTATGTTGAGAAG AGGGTTAACATACGAACTAAGATCGAGGAGGAAGAGAAAGAGAAGCTTCAAAAATTGCAACAAGA AGAAGAAGAACTGCAAatgcagaaaaggaaaaagaggagaGTGAGGGGAGATCCACGCTTGTCGTTCTATGATGACATTGGGAACGGAAGTGACGAGGATGAGTTTGAGAACC AAGAAACTCAGAAGAAACAACTTGGAAAGGATCCCACAGTTGAGACAAGTTTTCTACCTGACAG AGAGAGAGAGGCAGAGGAACAAGCAGAGCGAGAACGCTTGAAGATGCAGTGGTCGCGTGAGCAAGAATTGATCAAAA ATGAACCTCTTTCAATCACTTACAGTTACTGGGATGGTACTGGTCACAGGAGAGCTATCCAG GTGCGTAAAGGTGACTCTATTGGAGAATTCTTGAGGGCTGTTCAGCAGCAGCTTGCTCCGGAGTTCCGTGAAGTACGGACAACATCAGTTGAGAACCTACTCTATGTGAAGGAAGATCTCATTATCCCTCAT CAACACAGCTTCTACGAGTTAATTATTAATAAAGCAAGGGGCAAGAGTGGACCG CTTTTCCACTTTGATGTTCATGAGGATGTGCGTACCATTGCTGATGCAACAAAAGAGAAGGATGAG TCTCATGCGGGGAAGGTTGTGGAGAGGCACTGGTACGAGAAGAACAAACACATATTCCCGGCCTCGAGATGGGAG ATCTATGACCCGACTAAGAAGTGGGAGCGCTACACGATCCATGGAGATTAG